Proteins encoded by one window of Rhodospirillaceae bacterium:
- a CDS encoding 3-oxoacyl-ACP synthase, which yields MRIEAIEFQLGSRVEGLSDLSDDNPEWQIDRLFAKTGVERRHLLASNETPLQLAEGACNRLFQRTGKRKVGGLIYVTQSPESTIPTTACLLHETLGLEEACLAFDLNQGCSGFVYGLSVASGLIKSQAIDSCLVVCAEAYSKYISPHDRTCRPIFSDGASAALVVNDGEGDIGPFVFATDGSGAPNLTLLHKSDNDGLGRQVLHMNGPKVLDFTMEAVPKYVHELLNRSSLSVEEVDLFIFHQASKVVLDRIGSKLALDEEKIFRNYREVGNTVSATIPVAMKEALGADVLRSGMTVVLMGFGVGYSLAGCILRT from the coding sequence ATGCGGATCGAAGCTATAGAATTTCAGCTTGGCTCAAGAGTGGAGGGTCTTTCCGACTTATCTGACGATAATCCCGAGTGGCAAATCGACCGCTTATTTGCCAAAACGGGCGTTGAGCGCCGACATCTTTTGGCATCTAACGAAACACCTTTGCAGTTAGCCGAAGGCGCGTGCAACCGCCTATTTCAGCGAACTGGAAAACGTAAGGTGGGTGGCTTGATTTATGTTACCCAGTCGCCTGAATCGACAATACCAACTACAGCGTGTCTTCTCCACGAGACTTTAGGGTTAGAGGAGGCATGTTTAGCCTTTGATCTTAACCAAGGTTGTTCTGGTTTTGTGTATGGTTTGTCAGTAGCTAGTGGGCTTATCAAAAGCCAAGCTATTGATAGTTGTTTGGTTGTCTGTGCGGAGGCCTATAGCAAGTATATTTCCCCTCACGACAGAACGTGCCGTCCCATATTTAGTGATGGCGCAAGCGCGGCTCTAGTGGTTAATGATGGTGAGGGTGATATTGGCCCGTTTGTATTCGCTACGGATGGTAGTGGTGCGCCTAACTTAACCCTTCTCCATAAATCCGATAATGACGGATTGGGACGCCAGGTTCTTCATATGAATGGGCCTAAAGTCTTAGATTTCACCATGGAAGCAGTTCCTAAGTATGTCCACGAACTGCTGAACAGATCATCTTTGTCGGTAGAGGAAGTTGATTTATTTATTTTTCATCAGGCGAGTAAGGTTGTATTAGATCGCATTGGATCCAAGTTAGCCTTGGACGAGGAAAAAATCTTTAGAAACTATAGGGAAGTAGGAAATACAGTTTCTGCTACTATACCCGTTGCAATGAAGGAGGCCCTGGGTGCCGACGTGCTCCGTTCGGGCATGACGGTGGTTCTGATGGGCTTTGGAGTTGGGTATTCTTTGGCAGGCTGCATTTTGCGCACGTGA
- a CDS encoding glycosyl transferase: protein MRQISVITSMALLIAIVSWFDDISNLSVISRLSAQTVVVTISMLLIPTDFMLLGFLAHPLGMIVVGIGWIWFMNVFNFMDGIDGITGVETISICAGIALTLGFLGSESYISSLAIIVAASTLGFLSWNWHPAKLFLGDVGSIPLGFLLGWLLFSLAREGEWAAALILPSYYLVDASLTLIDRAIRLEPVWKAHRQHFYQRAVAGQLSHSQATRAIIITNIWLIACALVSTIIILPGLIGAFFGIVALLCYFRLVSQSVGP from the coding sequence ATGCGCCAAATTAGTGTGATAACTTCAATGGCTCTACTAATAGCTATAGTCAGCTGGTTTGATGATATCAGCAATCTTTCAGTAATAAGCCGCTTATCTGCACAAACAGTGGTGGTAACAATAAGTATGCTTCTAATCCCAACAGATTTTATGTTGTTGGGTTTTCTAGCTCATCCCCTGGGAATGATAGTAGTCGGTATAGGTTGGATTTGGTTTATGAATGTCTTCAACTTTATGGACGGCATCGACGGCATAACTGGTGTTGAAACCATTTCAATATGTGCGGGGATAGCCCTCACGCTAGGCTTCCTTGGATCAGAAAGTTACATTTCCTCGCTCGCTATTATTGTTGCCGCCTCAACCTTGGGTTTTCTTTCCTGGAACTGGCATCCGGCAAAGTTATTTCTGGGAGATGTTGGCAGTATACCTTTAGGCTTCTTACTCGGGTGGCTACTTTTCAGCCTAGCCCGGGAAGGAGAGTGGGCCGCCGCTTTGATTTTACCGAGTTATTACCTAGTAGACGCAAGTCTGACCCTAATTGACCGGGCCATTAGACTTGAGCCCGTTTGGAAGGCCCACAGGCAGCATTTCTATCAGAGGGCTGTCGCTGGCCAACTCAGCCATTCTCAAGCTACTAGAGCAATCATAATAACCAACATTTGGCTGATTGCTTGTGCGTTGGTAAGCACCATTATAATCCTACCGGGTCTTATTGGGGCCTTTTTTGGGATAGTAGCCCTTTTATGCTATTTTCGGCTAGTATCTCAGTCCGTCGGACCCTAG
- the purH gene encoding bifunctional phosphoribosylaminoimidazolecarboxamide formyltransferase/inosine monophosphate cyclohydrolase (involved in de novo purine biosynthesis): MTNPKTLKLRRALISVSDKTNLVSFGQDLNDYGVEILSTGGTALTLQNAGIPVTEVASLTDLPEMMGGRVKTLHPKIHGGILARHNNQNDAEDMSRHGIKPIDLVVINLYPFQETVKKGNSRPDCIEKIDIGGPAMIRSAAKNHERVVIVTNVNDYEMVAKEIKENQGATSLKLRKKLARLAFARTASYDVAIANWFSEDLGDTIPSRLLLSANTLIPLRYGENPHQKAAFFPLDHGRTGVGNAKQIQGKELSYNNLNDTDAAFELIGEFDSPAAAIIKHANPCGVALGANAVEAYKNALKCDPTSAFGGIVAFNCPIDKNVASEVVKKFSEVIIAPNATEEAKVVFSTKKNLRLLLTETMPASHEKILNIKSITGGLLVQESDNSQVTASDLKVVTKKRPTDKQLDDLLFAFRVCKHVKSNAIVYAKDGMTIGIGAGQMSRVDSARIAAWKASENSEEENATLIPTANSVAASDAFFPFADGILALVKAGAKAIIQPGGSIRDEEVIQTANDHNLAMVFTGVRNFRH; encoded by the coding sequence ATGACTAATCCAAAAACCCTAAAACTCCGGCGGGCCCTAATTTCCGTATCTGACAAAACTAACCTTGTTTCTTTTGGCCAAGACCTAAACGATTACGGCGTAGAAATATTATCCACCGGCGGCACGGCACTAACTCTGCAAAATGCAGGCATTCCCGTCACGGAGGTAGCTAGTTTGACGGACCTGCCAGAGATGATGGGGGGGCGGGTTAAAACACTTCACCCCAAAATACACGGGGGTATTCTCGCGCGTCATAACAATCAAAACGATGCTGAAGATATGAGCCGCCATGGAATAAAACCAATAGACCTGGTTGTAATTAACTTATACCCATTCCAAGAAACCGTTAAAAAGGGGAACAGTCGGCCAGATTGTATTGAAAAAATAGATATTGGCGGACCCGCTATGATCCGGTCAGCGGCGAAAAACCATGAGAGGGTTGTCATAGTTACCAACGTAAATGACTATGAAATGGTGGCTAAAGAGATTAAAGAAAATCAGGGTGCAACATCGCTTAAGCTCCGCAAGAAACTTGCCCGCCTTGCATTTGCAAGAACCGCTAGTTACGACGTCGCGATTGCCAACTGGTTTAGCGAAGACCTCGGAGATACAATTCCCTCCAGGCTTTTGCTCTCAGCCAACACCCTCATACCTTTGCGTTATGGGGAAAACCCGCACCAAAAGGCCGCTTTTTTCCCTTTAGACCATGGTCGTACAGGTGTGGGAAACGCCAAACAAATTCAGGGCAAGGAACTCAGTTATAATAATCTTAATGATACCGATGCCGCATTTGAGTTAATTGGGGAATTTGATAGCCCCGCGGCAGCCATTATCAAACACGCAAACCCATGCGGTGTTGCACTAGGGGCGAACGCTGTAGAGGCCTATAAAAACGCGCTTAAATGCGATCCAACCAGCGCATTTGGCGGGATTGTCGCCTTCAATTGCCCGATAGATAAAAACGTAGCTTCCGAAGTTGTCAAGAAATTTTCGGAAGTGATTATTGCTCCCAACGCGACTGAAGAAGCAAAAGTTGTATTTTCAACAAAAAAGAACCTCCGGCTTCTTTTGACGGAAACGATGCCCGCATCTCATGAAAAGATCTTAAACATAAAATCAATAACTGGTGGTTTGCTGGTCCAAGAAAGTGACAACTCGCAGGTTACCGCATCCGACCTTAAAGTCGTAACGAAGAAAAGGCCCACGGATAAGCAATTGGATGATCTTCTGTTTGCTTTTCGTGTATGTAAACACGTTAAGTCGAACGCCATAGTATATGCAAAAGACGGAATGACAATAGGCATAGGAGCAGGACAAATGAGCAGGGTGGACTCCGCCCGAATAGCTGCGTGGAAAGCATCCGAAAACAGTGAAGAGGAAAATGCGACCCTCATCCCTACTGCCAACTCTGTGGCCGCATCTGATGCTTTTTTTCCCTTCGCGGATGGAATCTTGGCGCTGGTTAAGGCGGGTGCAAAGGCTATTATTCAACCAGGCGGGTCCATACGTGATGAGGAAGTTATACAAACCGCAAACGATCACAATCTCGCAATGGTATTTACGGGCGTGCGTAATTTCCGACACTAA
- a CDS encoding glycosyl transferase, with amino-acid sequence MKNSLETTPTNAPLSLRKQTIKALADQVADQRTTWIARNQFYYDDHYRFMRFLTPSNARILDLGCGVGDLLEALSPRSGVGVDLSEKSIQIATDNLPQYRFYVGDIENPDTFKKLGGTFDIIILSDTIGMLEDISDTLASLKTLCKPHTRIIVSYYSLLWSPALKLAERFGFKQRQVPSNWLSSRDIAHLLELADFEVVKRNYRQLVPKHLFGLGRVINKVFSWWPAIRSLCLRHYIVARPEVRKPLANPSVSIIIPCRNEEGNIENAISRMPRFCQTMEVIFVEGHSDDNTLQQIDRVIRTYPDWDIRSYVQEGIGKGDAVRKGFAEAKNDLLMILDADLTVVPEALPKFYNAYIQGKGEFINGSRLIYPLDPKAMRFLNLVANRGFSILFSWLLDQRLTDTLCGTKVLSREDYKKIAENRSYFGEFDPFGDYDLLFGAAKLNLKIAEIPIRYAARTYGVTQISRFRDGWLLVRMITFAWRKLKAI; translated from the coding sequence ATGAAAAATAGCCTAGAAACTACACCTACAAACGCGCCATTATCACTGCGGAAGCAAACTATAAAGGCACTAGCTGACCAGGTAGCTGACCAGAGAACGACGTGGATTGCACGCAACCAATTTTACTACGATGATCACTATAGATTTATGCGTTTTTTAACACCATCCAATGCTCGGATACTGGATTTAGGGTGCGGCGTTGGGGATCTGTTAGAAGCACTCTCTCCAAGAAGCGGTGTGGGGGTCGACCTGAGCGAGAAATCTATTCAAATAGCCACAGATAATCTTCCACAATACAGGTTTTATGTAGGCGATATAGAAAACCCTGACACGTTCAAAAAACTAGGAGGCACCTTTGACATAATCATTCTCTCTGACACTATTGGAATGTTAGAAGATATCTCTGACACGCTTGCCTCTCTCAAGACACTATGTAAGCCACACACTCGGATAATAGTATCTTATTACTCTCTCCTTTGGAGCCCGGCGCTAAAACTAGCTGAACGTTTTGGATTTAAGCAGCGTCAGGTACCATCGAATTGGCTTTCCTCACGAGACATTGCTCACCTGCTGGAACTTGCTGATTTTGAAGTGGTAAAACGGAATTACCGACAGCTAGTTCCGAAACACCTTTTTGGGTTGGGCCGAGTGATCAATAAAGTTTTTTCTTGGTGGCCCGCTATAAGAAGTCTATGCCTTCGCCACTATATCGTTGCTCGACCTGAGGTTCGTAAACCACTTGCCAACCCGTCTGTTTCCATAATTATCCCCTGCCGTAATGAAGAGGGTAATATTGAAAACGCGATATCTCGCATGCCCCGATTTTGTCAAACTATGGAAGTGATATTTGTTGAGGGTCACTCTGACGATAATACCCTTCAGCAAATTGATAGGGTTATCCGCACATATCCAGATTGGGATATACGGAGTTATGTACAAGAGGGCATTGGAAAAGGTGATGCCGTTCGTAAAGGTTTTGCCGAAGCTAAAAACGACCTCCTCATGATATTGGATGCCGATCTCACTGTAGTGCCCGAGGCCTTACCCAAATTCTATAATGCCTACATCCAAGGTAAGGGGGAATTTATAAATGGAAGTCGGCTCATCTATCCCCTTGACCCAAAGGCGATGCGTTTTCTTAATCTTGTGGCAAATAGGGGTTTTTCAATTTTATTTTCATGGTTACTAGATCAGAGGCTCACCGACACCCTCTGTGGCACCAAGGTACTTTCGAGGGAGGATTATAAGAAAATAGCGGAAAATCGTTCCTATTTTGGAGAATTTGACCCGTTCGGAGATTATGACCTCCTCTTTGGCGCCGCAAAACTCAACCTAAAAATAGCAGAAATACCGATTCGTTATGCCGCTCGGACCTATGGAGTAACCCAAATTTCTCGCTTTCGGGACGGATGGTTACTAGTGCGGATGATCACATTCGCATGGCGTAAATTGAAAGCCATATAG
- the cysQ gene encoding 3'(2'),5'-bisphosphate nucleotidase, which yields MGSLVPTGSTLIHQVCSIAAEAGAIINSFVPISGVVEYDLKHDMSPVTKADKAANDHIVTALKRIQPGAVIVAEESVESMEAIKNVSEPFWLVDPLDGTKEFIAGRDEFTVNIALIVHRKPQLGVIYLPAQDCIYWGENGVGAFRASGGENPIQISTRPIPPAGPTAVGSRSHSNAATEEWLSQQKIRDFQAAGSSLKFCKVAEGSADIYPRFGRTMEWDIAAGHAILAAAGGRIRTITGERLRYGKPGFENPNFLADGG from the coding sequence ATGGGTTCTCTCGTACCAACAGGATCTACACTCATTCATCAAGTATGCTCCATCGCCGCAGAAGCTGGTGCAATTATAAATTCCTTTGTCCCAATTAGCGGAGTGGTTGAGTACGACCTGAAGCATGATATGTCACCTGTCACTAAAGCCGACAAGGCAGCCAACGACCATATTGTGACAGCCCTAAAGCGCATACAACCGGGCGCTGTAATTGTTGCCGAGGAAAGCGTTGAGAGCATGGAGGCCATTAAAAACGTAAGTGAGCCGTTCTGGCTTGTCGACCCCCTAGACGGCACTAAGGAGTTCATAGCTGGGCGTGATGAATTTACCGTTAATATTGCCCTAATCGTCCACCGAAAACCGCAATTAGGCGTCATTTATCTCCCGGCACAAGACTGCATTTATTGGGGTGAAAACGGCGTTGGAGCGTTTAGGGCATCTGGCGGGGAAAATCCTATCCAAATCAGCACAAGGCCAATCCCTCCCGCCGGTCCCACCGCAGTGGGCAGCCGCTCCCATTCCAACGCGGCAACCGAGGAATGGCTTTCTCAACAAAAGATAAGGGATTTCCAAGCCGCTGGCTCCTCCTTGAAGTTTTGCAAAGTCGCGGAAGGCAGTGCAGACATTTATCCCCGTTTTGGAAGGACCATGGAGTGGGACATCGCAGCCGGTCACGCGATCCTAGCGGCGGCGGGCGGGCGCATAAGGACTATTACCGGTGAGCGCTTACGCTACGGAAAACCTGGCTTTGAAAATCCCAATTTTCTCGCCGATGGAGGCTGA
- a CDS encoding nucleotide sugar dehydratase, producing MLFSASISVRRTLVVSPMTHFRLRLDRPYVAAGHDIIMAGVAFISSLYLRMGSDFWLQAQGFLLEGTIIFTTISGIVFVKMHLYRGIWRYASLDDFLAITKAVSLAILIFALAMFVLTRLESIPRSVLVITWLLLIGLLGGPRLFYRIFKDRGVVGLLDSSGLSRIPVIVVGTDDIADAFLRQQKRPGEQYRILGLIGTNGDAIGRYIHGIPILGDLTTLEGVLKDLNQASVRPQRILIAGAPVTGVQIRSLLELADSHGMTLARLPRLTDFKMESSNVTESRPIAIEDLLGRPQSRLDRAAMTSLVRGRKVLITGAGGSIGSELSRQVAAKQPHRLILLDHGEYNLYCIEKELAKQAPSLDKCAVLGDIRDKNFLSQLFEAERPDLVFHAAALKHVPLAESNPCEAILTNVQGTVNVADVCKAFHVSAMVQISTDKAVKPSSVMGATKWLAENYCQALNTLNPNSGTRFMTVRFGNVLGSTGSVVPLFQEQLANGGPLTVTHPDIQRYFMTVSESVELVLQACVLALSPGKKANTASEPLGSLYVLDMGEPIRIQDLAKQIIRLSGLRPDEDISIKYIGLRGGEKLSEELFHDWETLIPTDHEAIRLAVTQPTAIDTLQITLSKLSSLASAREEGPTLEFLHQLVPEFSRTRTTGDPE from the coding sequence ATGCTATTTTCGGCTAGTATCTCAGTCCGTCGGACCCTAGTTGTTTCTCCAATGACTCACTTTCGCTTAAGATTAGACCGCCCTTACGTAGCCGCCGGCCATGATATAATTATGGCAGGGGTCGCTTTCATTTCCTCTTTATATCTTAGGATGGGCTCGGATTTTTGGCTCCAGGCTCAGGGATTTCTGCTAGAGGGCACGATCATTTTTACGACCATCTCTGGGATTGTATTCGTCAAAATGCACCTCTATCGGGGAATTTGGCGCTACGCATCCCTGGACGATTTTTTGGCCATTACTAAGGCTGTGTCACTAGCAATATTGATTTTTGCGTTGGCAATGTTTGTTCTTACTAGGTTGGAGTCTATCCCTAGGTCGGTATTAGTAATTACGTGGCTTCTACTCATCGGTCTTTTAGGAGGTCCGCGGCTCTTCTATAGGATCTTTAAGGACAGGGGTGTTGTTGGACTATTAGATAGCAGCGGCCTTAGCCGAATTCCCGTCATAGTAGTTGGCACGGACGATATCGCTGATGCTTTTCTGCGCCAGCAAAAAAGACCGGGGGAGCAATACCGCATTCTTGGTTTAATCGGAACCAACGGAGATGCTATAGGAAGGTACATCCACGGCATACCCATTCTTGGCGATTTGACAACCCTTGAAGGAGTGCTGAAAGACCTCAACCAGGCGAGCGTGAGACCTCAGCGAATACTTATTGCAGGGGCACCGGTAACCGGTGTGCAAATTCGTAGCTTATTGGAATTAGCTGATAGTCACGGCATGACACTTGCGAGGCTCCCCCGTCTTACTGACTTCAAAATGGAAAGCTCTAATGTAACCGAATCCCGCCCCATTGCCATTGAAGATCTTCTTGGAAGACCTCAATCCCGGCTCGATCGAGCGGCGATGACATCTCTGGTACGCGGTCGCAAAGTGTTGATCACCGGTGCCGGCGGATCGATAGGCAGCGAGCTCTCCCGCCAAGTTGCCGCAAAACAACCTCATCGGCTCATTCTCTTAGACCACGGCGAATATAACCTATATTGCATAGAAAAAGAGCTGGCCAAACAGGCTCCATCTTTAGATAAATGTGCTGTTTTAGGCGATATCCGAGACAAAAACTTTTTGTCCCAATTGTTCGAGGCAGAAAGGCCTGATTTGGTCTTTCACGCCGCAGCCCTAAAGCACGTTCCTCTCGCTGAGTCCAATCCTTGTGAGGCTATCCTCACTAATGTACAGGGTACCGTGAACGTTGCCGACGTCTGCAAAGCATTCCATGTTTCTGCTATGGTTCAAATTTCCACCGATAAGGCAGTCAAGCCTAGCAGCGTAATGGGGGCAACCAAATGGCTTGCGGAGAACTACTGCCAGGCTCTGAACACGCTGAACCCAAATAGTGGTACCCGTTTTATGACAGTCCGATTTGGCAATGTTTTGGGTTCAACAGGTTCCGTAGTGCCGCTATTCCAGGAACAGCTTGCTAACGGGGGGCCTCTTACAGTGACGCACCCGGATATCCAGCGGTATTTTATGACGGTGAGCGAGTCTGTAGAACTAGTATTGCAAGCCTGTGTATTAGCGCTCTCCCCAGGCAAAAAAGCTAACACCGCCTCTGAACCTTTGGGGAGTCTCTATGTACTGGATATGGGGGAACCAATCCGTATCCAAGATCTAGCAAAACAGATTATTCGTCTTTCCGGACTAAGGCCCGATGAAGATATCTCCATAAAATATATTGGCCTTAGAGGAGGTGAAAAGCTCTCGGAGGAGCTCTTTCATGACTGGGAAACCTTGATTCCCACCGACCACGAAGCAATCCGCCTTGCCGTCACTCAACCGACTGCTATAGATACATTGCAAATAACTCTTTCAAAACTTTCCTCGTTGGCCAGTGCAAGGGAAGAGGGGCCAACGCTTGAGTTCCTACACCAATTAGTGCCAGAATTTAGCCGGACTAGAACCACTGGAGATCCCGAGTAA